Proteins encoded in a region of the Pseudomonas putida genome:
- a CDS encoding methyl-accepting chemotaxis protein, whose amino-acid sequence MGAWLSNVSLKYKFWAVNAVAFVTTLLLVLYAVHLEQRARAEAAQEQAAAQAQLLAAWPAGQALPRPANVISWSAGQTPTLAGEALEALRNAQGWVALPSAWILGDNPLRGAQVLRNGDQQVAVLAQSPSLRQVFFDRFSNYAVCVLILMLAMLGASQLLIRFLLSQLNTLKDVMLHVEKTGDLAARVPLACGDEVGQMAGAFNAMQATYHRVVSTVAHTAAQLDSGAARLAASMSDVRHGMLGQQSETDQAATAINEMSATVHHIAQHAGATRDLSQSADTLAGSGKEVVSRVQDSISGLSSGVQQTAEMIRQLAEDSQKINGVVSVIHSIAEQTNLLALNAAIEAARAGDLGRGFAVVADEVRNLAKRVQSSTDEITTMVSALQSGTRDAVEFMQESSYKADDCVRQAQEAGEALAEITGAVAQMRESNTQIAVAAEQQSQVAEEMNRAVVSIRDVTEQTVQQTVSSATTSSELATLAGELSKAIGQLKL is encoded by the coding sequence ATGGGTGCCTGGCTTAGCAACGTTTCCTTGAAGTACAAATTCTGGGCCGTCAACGCGGTGGCCTTTGTGACCACCTTGCTGCTGGTGCTGTATGCCGTGCACCTGGAGCAACGCGCACGCGCCGAGGCAGCGCAGGAGCAAGCGGCCGCGCAAGCCCAGTTGTTGGCTGCCTGGCCGGCCGGGCAAGCACTGCCGCGCCCGGCCAACGTCATCAGCTGGTCGGCCGGGCAAACGCCAACCCTCGCCGGTGAGGCCCTTGAAGCCCTGCGCAACGCCCAGGGCTGGGTTGCACTGCCCAGCGCCTGGATCCTCGGTGACAACCCGCTGCGCGGCGCACAGGTACTGCGCAACGGCGACCAGCAGGTTGCCGTGCTGGCCCAGTCGCCCAGCCTGCGCCAGGTATTCTTCGATCGCTTCAGCAATTACGCGGTGTGCGTGCTGATATTGATGCTGGCCATGCTCGGCGCCTCACAACTGCTGATCCGCTTCCTGCTCAGCCAGCTCAATACCCTCAAGGACGTGATGCTGCACGTGGAAAAAACCGGCGACCTGGCGGCTCGGGTACCGCTAGCCTGTGGCGACGAGGTCGGCCAGATGGCCGGGGCCTTCAACGCCATGCAGGCAACCTATCACCGCGTGGTCAGCACCGTCGCCCATACCGCTGCACAGTTGGACTCAGGTGCCGCACGCCTGGCCGCCAGCATGAGCGACGTGCGCCACGGCATGCTTGGCCAACAGAGCGAGACCGATCAAGCGGCCACCGCCATCAACGAAATGTCGGCGACGGTGCACCACATTGCCCAGCACGCCGGCGCCACCCGCGACTTGTCACAATCCGCCGACACCCTGGCCGGCAGTGGCAAAGAGGTGGTCAGCCGGGTGCAGGATTCGATTTCCGGGCTTTCCAGCGGCGTGCAGCAAACTGCCGAGATGATTCGTCAGCTGGCTGAAGACAGTCAGAAAATCAACGGCGTGGTCAGTGTGATCCACAGTATTGCCGAACAGACCAACCTGCTGGCGCTCAACGCCGCCATCGAAGCAGCGCGCGCCGGTGACTTGGGGCGCGGCTTTGCCGTGGTGGCCGATGAAGTGCGCAACCTGGCCAAACGCGTGCAATCCTCCACAGACGAGATCACCACCATGGTTTCGGCCCTGCAGTCGGGCACCCGCGATGCAGTGGAGTTCATGCAGGAAAGCTCGTACAAGGCCGACGACTGCGTGCGCCAGGCACAGGAAGCCGGTGAGGCGCTGGCCGAAATCACCGGTGCCGTGGCGCAAATGCGCGAAAGCAATACCCAGATTGCTGTGGCGGCCGAGCAGCAAAGCCAGGTGGCCGAGGAAATGAACCGCGCGGTGGTGAGCATCCGCGATGTCACCGAGCAGACTGTGCAGCAGACAGTGAGCTCGGCGACCACCAGCAGCGAACTGGCGACCCTGGCAGGCGAACTGAGCAAAGCCATTGGCCAGCTCAAGCTATAG
- a CDS encoding CHAD domain-containing protein, protein MSAMLDHVVAQILAVQVRLLACRERLAANTDSEALHDLRITLRRLRSLLRPLRGLPGVEQLEDAASALGTLTTPLRDREVLAAELMGRGQTAAGQRRLQGRDRIFASVAASPQLARVLAIVDAFPLFLRAAGREGLVKSLGKRIDKRLVKQWRRLNEALQDPAHDRHRLRLLIKRARYGDEAYPQLNHAGKKLQRLLKQAQGDLGNWHDRLQWLLQVRDHADLAPCKAAWEHELHEAERQSDVTLDALQRALARRQPEK, encoded by the coding sequence ATGTCTGCCATGCTCGATCATGTCGTAGCTCAGATTCTGGCCGTGCAGGTGCGCCTGCTGGCCTGTCGCGAGCGCTTGGCTGCCAATACCGACAGCGAGGCCTTGCACGACCTGCGTATCACCTTGCGCCGGCTGCGCAGCCTGCTGCGGCCGCTGCGCGGCCTGCCTGGCGTGGAGCAACTGGAAGATGCCGCCAGCGCGCTGGGTACCCTGACCACGCCGCTGCGTGATCGCGAGGTGCTGGCGGCTGAGCTGATGGGGCGCGGCCAAACCGCGGCCGGCCAGCGGCGCCTTCAGGGGCGTGACAGAATCTTCGCCAGTGTCGCTGCTAGCCCACAGCTGGCAAGGGTGCTGGCGATTGTCGACGCGTTTCCACTGTTTTTGCGTGCGGCAGGCCGTGAGGGTTTGGTCAAGTCGCTGGGCAAGCGCATCGACAAACGCCTGGTCAAGCAATGGCGCAGGTTGAACGAAGCGCTGCAGGACCCGGCCCACGATCGTCATCGGCTGCGTTTGCTGATCAAGCGTGCGCGCTATGGCGATGAGGCATACCCGCAGCTCAACCATGCAGGCAAGAAACTGCAGCGTTTGCTGAAGCAGGCGCAGGGCGACCTTGGCAACTGGCACGACCGCCTGCAATGGCTGCTGCAAGTGCGCGATCATGCCGACCTGGCCCCCTGCAAGGCGGCTTGGGAGCATGAGCTGCACGAGGCTGAGCGCCAATCGGATGTGACCCTCGATGCCCTGCAACGGGCGCTGGCGCGGCGCCAGCCCGAAAAATGA
- a CDS encoding lipoprotein: protein MKAWICLPLIALALAGCAGKTAYRDSCATQLDAAWKELDLAKAEGFAGAVSYSKALSLLTGAKTQQQFEGYESCTRKAEKARFYIRESRAGR, encoded by the coding sequence ATGAAAGCCTGGATCTGCCTTCCACTGATTGCCTTGGCCCTTGCCGGCTGTGCGGGCAAGACGGCCTACCGTGACAGCTGCGCGACCCAGCTGGATGCCGCCTGGAAGGAACTGGACCTGGCCAAGGCCGAAGGCTTTGCCGGTGCCGTGAGCTATTCCAAGGCTTTGTCGCTGCTCACCGGGGCCAAGACCCAGCAGCAGTTCGAAGGTTACGAAAGCTGTACCCGCAAAGCTGAAAAGGCGCGCTTCTACATTCGTGAATCGCGCGCCGGGCGTTGA
- a CDS encoding DoxX family protein gives MNNTTLNALFSTRAGAGLSVIRILVGIIFMAHGAQKLFGLFGGYGLEGTGQWMESIGLAPGYLMALLSGSAEFFGGLALVVGLLARPAALALTVTLVVAIFSVHIGNGLFMSNNGYEFALALLAGTVAVMIEGAGRFSLDRLIAR, from the coding sequence ATGAACAACACTACCCTCAACGCCCTGTTCTCTACCCGTGCTGGCGCTGGCCTCAGCGTTATCCGCATCCTGGTCGGCATCATTTTCATGGCGCATGGTGCGCAAAAACTCTTCGGCCTGTTCGGTGGCTATGGCCTGGAAGGCACCGGCCAATGGATGGAAAGCATCGGCCTGGCCCCGGGTTACCTGATGGCCCTGCTGTCCGGTAGTGCCGAGTTCTTCGGCGGCCTGGCCCTGGTGGTTGGCCTGCTGGCTCGTCCAGCGGCGCTGGCGCTGACCGTGACCTTGGTGGTGGCGATCTTCTCGGTGCACATCGGCAATGGCCTGTTCATGTCCAACAACGGCTATGAGTTCGCCTTGGCGCTGCTGGCCGGTACCGTTGCCGTCATGATCGAAGGCGCAGGCCGCTTCTCGCTCGACCGCCTGATCGCCCGCTGA
- a CDS encoding TatD family hydrolase: MQLIDIGVNLTNSSFHDQQAAIVERALEAGVTQMVLTGTSLAVSEQALALCQQLDPSSAHLFATAGVHPHDAKAWDADSERQLRLLLNEPRVRAVGECGLDFNRDFSPRPLQEKALEAQLALAVELRLPVFLHERDASERLLAILKDYRDHLTGAVVHCFTGEREALFAYLDMDLHIGITGWICDERRGTHLHPLVGNIAQGRLMLESDAPYLLPRSLRPKPKNGRNEPAFLPEVLREVALHRGESAEQTAAHTTATARAFFQI, translated from the coding sequence ATGCAACTGATCGATATCGGCGTCAACCTGACCAACAGCAGTTTCCACGACCAACAGGCAGCAATCGTCGAGCGCGCACTTGAGGCCGGGGTTACGCAAATGGTGCTGACAGGCACCAGCCTGGCCGTCAGCGAACAGGCGTTGGCGCTGTGCCAGCAGCTGGACCCGAGCAGTGCGCACCTGTTCGCCACGGCCGGCGTGCACCCTCATGACGCCAAAGCCTGGGATGCCGACAGCGAGCGCCAGCTGCGCCTGTTGCTGAATGAACCGCGCGTGCGCGCCGTGGGCGAATGCGGCCTGGATTTCAACCGCGACTTCTCCCCTCGCCCGCTGCAGGAAAAAGCCCTGGAAGCCCAGCTGGCCCTGGCTGTGGAGCTGCGCCTGCCGGTGTTCCTGCACGAGCGTGATGCCAGCGAACGCTTGCTGGCAATCCTCAAAGATTACCGCGACCACTTGACCGGCGCGGTGGTGCACTGCTTTACCGGTGAGCGCGAAGCACTGTTCGCCTATCTGGACATGGACCTGCATATCGGCATTACGGGCTGGATTTGCGACGAACGCCGCGGCACCCACCTGCACCCTCTGGTAGGCAACATTGCGCAAGGCCGGCTGATGCTGGAAAGCGACGCGCCCTACCTGCTGCCGCGCAGCCTGCGGCCCAAGCCAAAAAACGGCCGTAACGAGCCGGCGTTTCTGCCGGAGGTCTTGCGCGAAGTGGCCCTGCATCGAGGTGAGTCGGCCGAGCAGACCGCGGCGCATACCACAGCGACGGCGCGGGCATTTTTCCAAATCTGA
- a CDS encoding acyl-CoA thioesterase: MNFNQLLDAVRANPNSVSIPPSWAQGRAAFGGLMAAMVYETMRLKLSDSRPVRSLAISFVAPAAADVPIRFEVEVLREGKAVSTLLGRAVQDGQVVTLVQGNFGAGRPSVVEVPALPAMEIPALDDAAPELPYIKGVTPEFMRHVALRWAVGGLPFSGNQSRKMGGWVRLRDVAEEQVNETHLLALVDAWPPSLMPFLKQPAAGSTLTWTIEFIQPTAKLSTLDWCRYCVETEHARDGYGHAAAALWTAGGELLALSRQTVTVFA; this comes from the coding sequence ATGAATTTCAACCAACTGCTCGACGCCGTGCGGGCCAACCCGAACTCCGTCAGTATCCCGCCCAGCTGGGCCCAGGGCCGCGCTGCCTTTGGCGGGCTGATGGCGGCAATGGTCTATGAAACCATGCGCCTGAAACTAAGCGACAGCCGCCCGGTACGCTCGCTGGCCATCAGCTTTGTGGCGCCAGCGGCGGCAGATGTGCCGATCCGCTTCGAGGTGGAGGTGCTGCGTGAAGGCAAGGCAGTCAGCACCTTGCTGGGCCGCGCCGTTCAGGATGGCCAGGTTGTGACGCTGGTACAGGGCAATTTCGGTGCAGGCCGGCCTTCGGTGGTCGAAGTGCCAGCATTACCGGCGATGGAAATACCGGCACTCGATGATGCAGCTCCCGAGTTACCGTACATCAAAGGCGTTACCCCGGAGTTCATGCGGCACGTGGCATTGCGCTGGGCAGTGGGCGGGTTGCCGTTTAGTGGCAATCAGTCGCGCAAGATGGGGGGCTGGGTACGGTTGCGGGATGTGGCTGAAGAACAGGTCAACGAAACGCACCTGCTGGCGTTGGTCGATGCCTGGCCACCGAGCCTGATGCCGTTTCTCAAGCAGCCCGCAGCGGGCAGCACGCTGACCTGGACCATCGAATTCATTCAGCCCACAGCGAAGCTATCGACCCTGGACTGGTGCCGGTATTGCGTAGAGACCGAGCATGCGCGGGATGGTTATGGGCATGCTGCTGCGGCGTTGTGGACCGCAGGGGGTGAATTGCTGGCCTTGAGCCGCCAGACCGTCACCGTGTTTGCCTAA
- the greB gene encoding transcription elongation factor GreB: protein MSTNIITTEGHEALKKELDHLWRVYRPEITQKVAWAASLGDRSENADYQYNKKLLREIDRRVRYLRKRLEDVKVVAYSPQQEGKVFFGAWVEIENDEGETMKFRIVGYDEIYGRNDYISIDSPMARALLKKEEGDEVVVHTPTGEATWYVNSISYG from the coding sequence TTGAGCACCAACATCATCACCACGGAAGGCCATGAGGCGCTGAAGAAGGAGCTGGACCACCTGTGGCGGGTGTATCGGCCGGAAATCACCCAGAAAGTCGCCTGGGCGGCGTCGCTGGGAGACCGTAGCGAGAACGCCGACTATCAGTACAACAAGAAGCTACTGCGCGAAATCGACCGCCGAGTGCGTTACCTGCGCAAGCGCCTTGAAGATGTGAAGGTGGTGGCGTACTCGCCGCAGCAGGAGGGCAAAGTGTTTTTCGGTGCCTGGGTCGAAATCGAGAACGATGAGGGCGAGACCATGAAGTTTCGCATTGTCGGCTATGACGAGATCTACGGGCGCAACGATTACATTTCGATCGACTCGCCCATGGCCCGCGCCTTGTTGAAGAAGGAGGAGGGCGATGAGGTGGTGGTGCATACACCTACTGGTGAAGCGACCTGGTATGTGAACAGCATCAGCTACGGGTGA
- a CDS encoding SurA N-terminal domain-containing protein translates to MLQNIRDNSQGWIAKTIIGLIVVLMALTGFEAIFQAATHSQDAAKVNGQTISQNELSQAADMQRRQLMQQLGKDFDPALLDDKLLREEALKGLISRKLLLQGAEDAKFAFSEAALDQVILQTPEFQVDGKFSADRFDQVIRQMGYGRMQFREMLAEEMLIGQLRTGLAGSSFVTDQQVDAFARLEKQTRDFASLTFKADPAAVKVSEEEVKAHYDQHAKEFMSPDQVVIDYIELKKSAFFDQVKVTDEELKAQYEKEIANLAEQRHAAHILIEVNDKVTEAQAKARAEEIEQRLAKGEDFAALAKEFSQDPGSANNGGDLGFAGPGVYDPAFEDALYKLQDGQVSTPVRTEFGYHLIKLLGVQAPEVPSFASLKDKLTRDLKIPLVEQRYVDASKQLQDAAYEASDLAQPAQDLNLKVHTSAAFGREGGEGITANRSVVQAAFSEEVLDEGANSTAIELDPETTVVLRVKEHRKPEQLPLEAVAKNISEHLAKEKATAELKAKADKLIAGLRDGSIAAGSVHEGQGWKAYEAVTRGEDGIDPAELQALFRLGKPQAKDKPVYGSVVLRDGSLVVLQLKGVNEGATATDEEKQQIRRYLASRAGQQDFAAYRKQLEANADITRY, encoded by the coding sequence ATGCTGCAAAATATCAGGGACAATTCACAAGGTTGGATTGCCAAGACCATCATCGGCCTTATCGTCGTGTTGATGGCGTTGACCGGCTTCGAAGCCATTTTTCAGGCCGCCACCCATAGCCAGGACGCCGCCAAGGTGAACGGCCAGACCATCAGCCAGAACGAGCTGAGCCAGGCGGCCGACATGCAGCGCCGTCAGCTGATGCAACAGTTGGGCAAGGATTTCGACCCAGCGCTGCTGGATGACAAATTGCTGCGTGAAGAGGCCCTCAAGGGCTTGATCAGCCGCAAGCTGCTGCTGCAAGGCGCCGAAGATGCCAAGTTCGCCTTCTCCGAGGCCGCGCTTGATCAGGTGATCCTGCAGACGCCGGAGTTTCAGGTGGACGGCAAGTTCAGTGCCGACCGTTTCGACCAGGTCATCCGCCAGATGGGCTACGGTCGCATGCAGTTCCGCGAGATGCTCGCCGAGGAAATGCTCATCGGCCAGCTGCGCACCGGCCTGGCTGGCAGCAGCTTCGTGACCGATCAGCAGGTTGACGCCTTTGCTCGCCTCGAGAAGCAGACGCGCGACTTCGCCTCCCTGACCTTCAAGGCCGACCCGGCCGCGGTCAAGGTCAGCGAAGAAGAGGTGAAGGCGCACTACGACCAGCACGCCAAGGAGTTCATGTCGCCTGACCAAGTAGTGATCGACTACATCGAGCTGAAGAAGTCGGCGTTCTTCGACCAGGTCAAGGTCACCGACGAAGAACTCAAGGCCCAGTACGAGAAGGAAATCGCCAACCTCGCCGAGCAGCGCCATGCCGCGCACATCCTCATCGAGGTCAACGACAAGGTCACCGAAGCCCAGGCCAAGGCCCGCGCCGAAGAGATCGAGCAGCGCCTGGCCAAGGGTGAAGACTTCGCCGCGCTGGCCAAGGAGTTCTCCCAGGACCCAGGCTCGGCCAACAACGGCGGCGACCTCGGCTTTGCCGGCCCGGGTGTATACGACCCAGCCTTCGAAGACGCGCTCTACAAGCTGCAGGATGGCCAGGTATCGACGCCGGTGCGTACCGAGTTTGGCTACCACCTGATCAAGCTGCTGGGCGTGCAGGCGCCAGAAGTACCGAGCTTCGCCAGCCTGAAGGACAAGCTGACCCGCGACCTGAAGATTCCTTTGGTCGAGCAGCGTTATGTCGACGCCAGCAAGCAACTGCAGGATGCAGCCTACGAGGCTTCCGACCTGGCCCAGCCGGCCCAGGACCTGAACCTCAAGGTGCACACCTCTGCAGCGTTTGGCCGCGAAGGCGGTGAGGGCATCACGGCCAACCGTTCAGTGGTGCAGGCCGCGTTCTCCGAAGAAGTGCTGGATGAGGGTGCCAACAGCACCGCCATCGAACTCGACCCGGAAACCACTGTAGTGCTGCGTGTCAAGGAGCACCGCAAGCCAGAGCAATTGCCGCTGGAAGCTGTGGCCAAGAACATCAGCGAACACCTGGCCAAAGAGAAGGCGACTGCCGAGCTCAAGGCCAAGGCGGACAAGCTGATTGCCGGCCTGCGTGATGGTTCCATCGCAGCAGGTAGCGTGCATGAAGGGCAAGGCTGGAAAGCTTATGAAGCAGTTACCCGTGGTGAGGACGGCATTGACCCGGCCGAGCTGCAGGCGCTGTTCCGCCTGGGCAAGCCGCAAGCCAAGGACAAGCCGGTTTATGGCAGCGTAGTGCTGCGCGACGGTAGCCTGGTAGTACTGCAGCTCAAGGGCGTCAACGAAGGCGCAACTGCCACCGACGAAGAGAAGCAGCAGATCCGCCGCTACCTTGCGTCGCGTGCTGGCCAGCAGGACTTCGCGGCCTACCGCAAGCAGCTGGAAGCCAATGCGGATATCACCCGTTACTAA
- a CDS encoding transglycosylase SLT domain-containing protein has protein sequence MLRCWLVFLLTLGLVLAGPAQARAPGPQQNIPPAKVRDLQQIRTSKVLRVLVNQSRNSSGEVKGEPVGIEYYRLRALEHYLNARTADDQQIQLKLIPRAKEQLLGALARGEGDLAAPGELLDPSTVRGVSSSAPILDQVPLMLVGRKGERSFSKVEQLSGRTVALTSASAAGPMIQQVNQQLALRKRPPIKVEWVDSTLAVEDVLEMVQAGIYHLTVVEQPIARRWARVMPRLRLDSRVHLGAPQAMRWYVGRDAPQLLATVDHFLQGYRAPDNQDAAFERIYRRQYRVHNPLASKDRQRLASVRAVLQKHGQAQQIDWLNLAALAFKESTLNPAARGTGGAHGLMQITPSAAQRVGVSNTATVDGNVQASARYLALIRRKFFASAKINERERMAFVLAAYNLGPERVQAMRAEARRRGLNGNQWFFQTERIAMEQVGMGPVNFVNSVNKYYLAFNRERVALERVAKR, from the coding sequence ATGCTGCGATGCTGGCTTGTTTTCCTGCTGACGCTCGGGCTGGTCCTTGCCGGTCCGGCACAGGCGCGCGCGCCGGGGCCGCAGCAGAATATTCCGCCAGCCAAGGTGCGTGACCTGCAGCAGATTCGCACCAGCAAAGTGCTGCGAGTGCTGGTCAACCAGAGCCGCAACAGCTCGGGTGAGGTCAAGGGCGAGCCGGTCGGCATTGAGTATTATCGCCTGCGTGCCCTGGAGCATTACCTCAATGCTCGTACCGCCGACGACCAGCAGATCCAGCTAAAGCTCATCCCAAGGGCCAAGGAGCAGTTGCTGGGCGCCTTGGCCCGTGGCGAGGGTGACCTGGCTGCGCCTGGCGAACTGCTCGACCCCAGCACGGTGCGCGGCGTCAGCAGCAGTGCGCCGATACTCGACCAGGTGCCGTTGATGCTGGTCGGGCGTAAAGGCGAGCGAAGCTTCAGCAAGGTCGAGCAGTTGTCCGGGCGTACCGTGGCCTTGACCAGCGCCAGCGCCGCCGGGCCAATGATCCAGCAGGTCAACCAGCAACTGGCGCTGCGCAAGCGGCCGCCAATCAAGGTGGAGTGGGTCGATTCGACGCTGGCGGTGGAGGACGTGCTGGAGATGGTGCAGGCTGGCATCTACCACCTGACCGTAGTCGAGCAGCCAATTGCCCGCCGATGGGCGCGGGTTATGCCGCGCCTGCGCCTGGACAGCCGGGTGCACCTGGGGGCGCCGCAAGCCATGCGCTGGTATGTGGGGCGTGATGCGCCGCAATTGTTGGCGACGGTCGATCACTTCCTGCAAGGTTACCGCGCGCCTGACAACCAGGATGCCGCGTTCGAGCGCATCTACCGCCGTCAGTATCGGGTGCACAACCCGTTGGCCAGCAAGGACCGCCAGCGCCTGGCCTCGGTGCGGGCGGTGCTGCAGAAGCATGGTCAGGCGCAGCAGATCGACTGGCTCAACCTGGCTGCGCTGGCCTTCAAGGAGTCGACGCTCAACCCGGCTGCACGCGGCACCGGTGGTGCCCATGGCCTGATGCAGATCACCCCTTCGGCCGCCCAGCGCGTGGGGGTGAGCAACACCGCGACGGTGGATGGCAATGTCCAGGCCAGTGCTCGATACCTGGCGCTTATCCGGCGCAAGTTCTTCGCCAGTGCCAAGATCAACGAGCGTGAGCGCATGGCCTTTGTGCTGGCAGCCTACAATCTTGGCCCCGAGCGGGTCCAGGCCATGCGCGCCGAGGCTCGGCGGCGTGGGCTCAACGGTAACCAGTGGTTTTTCCAGACCGAACGCATCGCCATGGAGCAGGTGGGTATGGGGCCAGTCAATTTCGTCAACAGCGTCAACAAATACTACCTGGCGTTCAACCGCGAACGGGTCGCGCTGGAGCGCGTAGCGAAGCGTTGA
- a CDS encoding Mpo1-like protein, with the protein MSKRLPNLPAWQWRGYHHNHRHPTNLVLHLIAVPLFILGALLVLSGLFGLDLGQIAVGIIALIAGLGLQRHGHRLEAEQPEPFANRQDAMQRLLTEQFITFPRFVLSGAWWKAWRERHKHRH; encoded by the coding sequence ATGAGCAAACGCCTGCCCAACCTGCCCGCCTGGCAATGGCGCGGCTACCACCATAACCACCGCCACCCGACCAATCTGGTGCTGCACCTGATTGCCGTGCCGTTGTTCATCCTGGGGGCTCTGCTGGTGCTGTCCGGCCTCTTCGGTCTCGACCTGGGCCAGATCGCGGTGGGTATCATTGCCTTGATCGCCGGCCTCGGCCTGCAGCGCCATGGCCACCGCCTGGAAGCCGAACAGCCCGAGCCATTCGCCAACCGCCAGGATGCCATGCAACGCTTACTGACCGAGCAGTTCATCACCTTCCCGCGCTTTGTACTCAGCGGGGCTTGGTGGAAGGCCTGGCGGGAGCGGCACAAGCACCGCCATTGA
- a CDS encoding patatin-like phospholipase family protein: MSKRVALVLGSGGARGYAHIGVIEEIERRGYDIACIAGCSMGAVIGGIYSAGKLDDYRNWIESLDYLDVLRLVDVSFRLGAIRGDKVFGQIRKIVGEINIEQLRIPYTAVATDLTNQQEIWFQEGCLHQAMRASAAIPSLFTPVMQGNRMLVDGGILNPLPIVPVVSSHCDLIIAVNLNATNQKHYQLPVIERPAAFKMRFDALLSSLGSRLPFRRKPAEELIRIEQEIVAEGLAPPSPWLNDAADPESQQPAAAPEREGAPKSATGSFIIDNVGPASLLDLINQSFEVMQTSLAQYKIAGYPPDVLINVPKRVCRFFEFYKAPELIALGREIARDTLDNYEGVKR, translated from the coding sequence ATGAGTAAACGCGTAGCGCTGGTACTGGGATCGGGCGGAGCCCGGGGGTATGCACACATCGGCGTCATCGAGGAAATCGAGCGCCGCGGCTACGACATCGCCTGTATCGCCGGCTGCTCCATGGGCGCGGTGATTGGCGGCATCTACTCCGCCGGCAAATTGGACGACTACCGCAACTGGATCGAAAGCCTGGATTATCTGGATGTATTGCGCCTTGTAGACGTCAGCTTTCGACTGGGTGCCATTCGCGGCGACAAGGTGTTTGGGCAGATCCGCAAGATCGTCGGCGAAATCAACATTGAGCAACTGCGTATTCCTTACACAGCAGTGGCCACCGACCTCACCAACCAGCAGGAAATCTGGTTCCAGGAGGGCTGCCTGCATCAGGCCATGCGCGCCTCGGCAGCCATCCCCAGCCTGTTCACACCGGTGATGCAAGGCAACCGCATGCTGGTCGACGGAGGCATCCTCAACCCCTTGCCAATCGTCCCGGTGGTGTCCAGCCATTGCGACCTGATCATCGCGGTCAACCTCAACGCCACCAACCAGAAGCACTATCAGTTGCCGGTGATCGAACGCCCGGCGGCATTCAAGATGCGTTTTGATGCTTTGTTGAGTTCACTGGGTTCACGCTTGCCGTTTCGGCGCAAGCCGGCCGAGGAGCTGATACGCATCGAGCAGGAGATCGTCGCCGAAGGGCTGGCTCCACCCAGCCCATGGCTGAACGATGCCGCCGACCCGGAAAGCCAGCAACCGGCGGCGGCACCGGAGCGCGAGGGTGCACCGAAGTCGGCTACCGGTTCGTTCATCATCGATAACGTGGGGCCTGCTTCGCTGCTGGACCTGATCAACCAGAGCTTCGAGGTCATGCAGACCTCGTTGGCACAGTACAAAATCGCCGGCTATCCGCCAGACGTGCTGATCAACGTGCCTAAACGGGTCTGCCGGTTTTTCGAGTTCTACAAGGCGCCGGAGCTGATTGCTCTAGGGCGGGAGATTGCGCGGGATACGCTGGATAACTATGAAGGGGTGAAGCGCTAA
- a CDS encoding HU family DNA-binding protein yields MNKSELIDAIAASADIPKAVAGRALDAVIESVTGALKQGDDVVLVGFGTFSVKDRAERTGRNPQTGKAIKIEAAKVPGFKAGKGLKDAVN; encoded by the coding sequence GTGAACAAGTCGGAACTGATTGACGCTATCGCCGCATCTGCAGACATCCCGAAAGCTGTAGCCGGCCGTGCGCTGGATGCAGTCATCGAATCCGTCACCGGCGCCCTGAAGCAAGGTGACGATGTAGTACTGGTTGGCTTCGGTACCTTCTCGGTCAAGGATCGCGCCGAGCGTACCGGCCGCAACCCGCAAACCGGCAAGGCGATCAAGATCGAAGCCGCCAAGGTTCCAGGTTTCAAGGCAGGCAAAGGCCTGAAAGACGCCGTCAACTAA